The genomic interval AAGGCGTTCAACGACGCGTTCCGGGCGGCCTATGCGGGCGCGGTGCCGACCGATTACGGCGCCTACGGCTACACCGCCGTGCGCTCCCTGCTGATGGCGGTCCAGGCGGCGGGCGACACCGACACGGACAAGGTCATCGCTGCGCTCGAAGCCCTCAAATACGACGTCGCCAAGGGCCCCGAGAGCTACCGTTCCTGCGATCATCAGGCGATCCAGTCGGTGCTCGTCACCGAGTCCAAGCCGAAATCCGAGATGAAGGGCGAGGTGGACCTGTTCAGGATCCTCGAGGTCGAGCCGGGCGCGGAGGCGATGCTCCGCACCTGCGACGAGCTCGGCCATCGCGCCTGACGGCAACGGGAGGCGCCCATGAATCCGGAGTTCTTCGACCTCGAACTGATCGCCATGCAGCTCTTCTCGGGCGTGGCGCTCGGCGCCGTGTTCGTGATGCTGGCGCTCGGCCTGTCGATCATCTTCGGCATGCTCGGCATCGTGAACTTCGCCCACGGCCACGTCTTCATGGTCGGCGCCTATGCCGGCGTGTTCGTGATGGAGCGCACCGGCTCGTTCTGGGCGGCGCTGCTGTTCGGCCCGCTGATGGTCGGGGCGCTCGGCCTCGTGATCGAGCGCTTCCTGATCCGGCCGCTGGCCGGGCGCTCGCCCGACGATCCGCTGCTCCTCACCTTCGGCCTCGGCTACGTGCTGGTCGAGGGCGTGCGCATCCTGTTCGGCTCGGACGGGCTGCCCTTCGCCACGCCGGAGGAGCTGTCGGGCGTGGCCGATCTCGGCATCGGCTTCTTCCCGATCTACCGCCTGTTCGTGGTGGGCGTGGTCGCGCTGGTGCTCGTCGCCCTCTGGTACGGACTGGAGCGGACGCGGCTCGGACTGATCGTGCGGGCCGGCGCCCGCGATCCCGAGATCCTGCGGGTGCTCGGGATCGACATCCAGCGGCTGTGGATGTGGGTGTTCGGGCTGGGCATCGCGCTGGCCGCGCTCGGCGGCGTGCTCGCCGCGCCGATGCGTTCGGTCAATCCGGAGATGGGCACCGTGGTGCTGGGCGAGGCCTTCGCCGTCACGGTGATCGGCGGGATGGGCTCGCTGATGGGCTCGGTCGTGGCCGGGCTGCTCGTCGGCATCGTGGTCTCGATGACCGCGCTTTTCGCCCCCGAGATGGCGAGCATCGCGATGTTCGCCTTCATGGCGCTGGTTCTGCTGGTCCGGCCGCAGGGCCTATTCGGCAAGCCCGGCCTCGGCGTTTGAGGAGCCCCGCAATGCAGACCCTCGACCAGACCGTCGCCGAGGCACCGCCGACGGTGCCGCGACGCTTGCCGATCGCGCTCGACGGCGTCTCGCGCTGGCGCGCCCCGCTGTCGATCCTCGCGCTGCTGGCGCTGCCCTTCCTGCTTCCCTCGCAGGCGCTCGCCGTCAACGTGCTGATCTACGGGCTCTACGCCGTCGGCTACAACCTGCTCTACGGCTATACCGGCCTCCTCTCCTTCGGCCACGCCGCCTTCTTCGGCACGGGGGCCTACCTCACCGGGATCGGCATCGGCGCGTTCGGCCTGCACCCGCTGCTGGCGATGGCGCTGGCGGTCGTCGCCGCGAGCGGGCTGGCACTCGCCATCGGCACGGTGTCGATCCGCTCGCGCGGCATCTACTTCGCCATGGTGACGCTGGCGCTCGCCCAACTCGTCTACTACGTCGCGCTCCAGGCCTCCTCCTGGACCGGGGGCGAGAACGGGCTTCGCGGCTTCACGGTCTCGACCATCGACCTCGGGATCGTCTCTCTCGACATCCTGAACCCGCTGACGAAGTACCTCTTCGTGCTGGCCTTCGTCGGCGCGGCGCTCGGGCTGATCTCGCGCATCCTCGCCTCGCCCTTCGGCGCGGTGATCGAGGCGATCCGCGAGAACGAGACCCGGGCCCGCGCCTGCGGCTTCGACGTGGAGCGCACCAAGCTCCTCGCCTTCGTGCTGTCCGGCCTGTTCTGCGGCCTCTCCGGGGCGCTCTCGGCGATCCACCTCTCGATCGTGCCGTTGGACAGCCTCGCCTACCACACCTCCGGCACGGCGGTCGTGATGACGCTGGTGGGCGGCGCGGGCACCTTCTTCGGCCCCTTCGTCGGCGCCCTGACCGTGCTGGTGCTGGAGGACGTTCTGAGCCTCTGGACGCCGCACTGGCAGCTCGCGCTCGGCTCCGTCTTCATCCTGTTCGTGCTGTTCCTGCCCCGCGGCCTCTGGGGCACGGCACTGGGGCGGCTCACCGCCTTGCGGGGGCGCCGATGAACCCGGTCTCGAATCCCATCCTCGAAGTCGAGAACCTCGGCCGCCGCTTCGGTGCCTTCACCGCCCTCGAAGGGGTCTCGGCCGCCTTCGGCGAGGGGCGCATCACCGCCATCATCGGCCCGAACGGGGCGGGCAAGAGCACGTTCTTCAACCTGCTCTCCGGTGCCCTCAAGCCGACGAGCGGGAGCCTGCGCTTCTCCGGCCGCGACATGGGCCGCGTGCCCCAGGCGCGCTTTGCCCATCTCGGCATCGCCCGCTCCTACCAGATCACCAACCTGTTCCCGCGCCTGACCGCCCACGAGAACGTGCGCACGGCGATCCAGGCCCGCACCCGCCGCTACGATTTCTGGAGCCGGCGCGACGCGCTCACCGGCCTCGGCATGCGCGCCGACGAGATCCTCGACGCGGTCGGCCTCTCAGGCCGCCGCGACCGGCCCGCCGCCTCGCTCGCCCACGGCGAGCAGCGGGCGCTGGAGATCGGCATCGCGCTCGCCGCCGACCCGAAGCTGCTGCTGCTCGACGAGCCCACCGCCGGGATGGGACCGGAAGAGACCAAGGAGATGGTCGCGCTGCTGCGGCGCTTAGGGGAGAGCCGCACCATCCTGCTGGTCGAGCACAAGATGAAGATGATCCTCGGCCTGTCCGAGCGGATCCTCGTGCTGCATCACGGCCGGCTCATCGCCGACGGGACGCCGTCCGAGATCCAGGCCGACCGGGACGTACGCCGGGTCTATCTCGGCCAGAGCGGCGGGTACGGCCATGCTTGAGATCGATCGCCTCGACGCGTGGTACGGCCCGAGTCACGTGTTGCACGGCCTCTCCCTCAAGGTGCGACCCGGCGAGATCCTGGCACTGGTCGGCCGCAACGGCGCGGGCAAGACCACGACCATGAAGGCCGTGATGGGCCTGATCCCGAAGGTCGCCGGCTCCGTCCGCTTCCTCGGGGAGGATCTGCTCGGGCGCCCGGCCCATGCCCGCTTTCCGCGGGGTCTGGCCTACGTGCCCGAGGACCGGCGCATCGTGCCCGGCCTCACCGTGCGCGAGAACCTGAAGCTCGGTCTGCTGCGCGCCCCGGCCTCCATCAAGGAGGGACCGGCCATCGCCGAGATCGCCGAGACCTTCCCGCGCCTCGCCGAGCGGCTCGACCAGACGGCGGTGACGATGTCCGGCGGCGAGCAGCAGATGCTCGCCATTGCCCGCGCGATGATCGCGCGCCCCAAGCTGATCCTGCTCGACGAACCCTCGGAGGGCATCATGCCGGTGCTGGTCGAGGAGATGGGCCGGCTGTTCGTCGCCTTGCGCGAACGCGGGGTGACGCTGCTCCTCGTCGAGCAGAACGTCGAGTGGGCCCTCAACCTCGCCGACCGCGCCGTGATCATCGACCAGGGCGCGGTCGTGCACGAGAGCTCAGCCGCGGCCCTGCGCGCCGATACCGCGATTCAGGATCGCTACTGCGCGGTCTGACCGCCACGACCCGTTACGGGAGGGAAGCCATGGATATCACAGGCGAGTACCGCATCGCGGCGCCGCGCGCGGCCGTCTGGGCCGCCCTGAACGACCCGGAGGTGCTCGCCCGCTGCATCCCCGGCTGCAAGGAGCTGACGCAGGCCTCGCCCGAGGAGTTGGCCGCCAAGGTCGCCCTGAAGGTCGGCCCGGTCTCGGCGACCTTCGCCGGCACCGTGCGGTTCGAGGACATCCGCGCCCCGGAGGGCTACACCCTGGTCGGCCAGGGCAACGGCGGCATGGCGGGCTTCGCCAAGGGCCGCGCCGTCGTCTCGCTCCGCGAGGAGGGCGCGGAAACCGTGCTGGCCTACGAGGCCAAGGCCGAGATCGGCGGCAAGATCGCCTCGCTCGGCGGACGCCTGATCCAGGGAACTTCGCGCAAGCTCGCCGACCAGTTCTTCGGCACCTTCGCCGCCGAACTCGGAGCGCCCGCGACCGCTTCCGAAGCGGTCGTCGCCACGCCCTGACGCTCCCGTCACCGAAGCTTCGAAAATCCGCCGGCCCGCAGGCCGGCACGGACAGGACAGAGCCATGCCTCAAGCGATTCCGCACTTCATCGACGGCGCACGCGTGCCGGGCCGTTCGGGGCGCACCGCGCCGGTCTACAACCCGGCCACCGGCGAGGAGACCGGCGCGGTGGCGCTGGCGAGCGGCGACGAGGTCGAGGCCGCGGTGGCGTCGGCCAAGGCCGCCTTCCCGGCCTGGGCTGCCACGCCGCCCCTGCGCCGCGCCCGCATCCTCAACGCCTTCCTGCGGATCGCCGAGGACCGCATCGACGAGCTCGCCGCCCTCATCACCGCCGAGCACGGCAAGGTGCTCTCGGACGCCAAGGGCGAGATCCAGCGCGGGCTCGAGGTGGTGGAGTTCGCGACCGCCGCGCCGCAACTCCTCAAGGGCGAGGTGACGGAGAACGTCGGCACCCGCGTCGACAGCCACTCCCTGCGCCAGCCGCTCGGCGTGGTCGCCGGCATCACGCCGTTCAACTTCCCCGTCATGGTGCCGATGTGGATGTTTCCCGTGGCGCTCGCCTGCGGCAACTGCTTCGTCCTGAAGCCTTCCGAGCGCGACCCGTCCCCCGCCCTGCTGGTGGCCGCCTGGCTCAAGGAGGCGGGCCTGCCCGACGGCGTGTTCAACGTGGTCCACGGCGACAAGGCGGCGGTGGACGCCCTCCTGCACCATCCCGACATCGCCGCCGTCAGCTTCGTCGGCTCGACCCCGATCGCCCGCTACATCTACGCCACGGCCACCGCCCAGGGTAAGCGCGCCCAGTGCCTCGGCGGCGCCAAGAACCACATGATCATCATGCCCGACGCCGACCTCGACCAGGCGGTGGACGCCCTGATGGGCGCGGCCTACGGCTCGGCCGGCGAGCGCTGCATGGCGATCTCGGTGGCGGTGCCGGTGGGCGAGCGGACCGCCGACGCGCTGATCGAGCGGCTGATCCCGAAGGTGCGCGCCCTCAAGGTCGGCCCCGGCACCGACCCGGACTCCGAGATGGGTCCGCTGGTGACACGCCAGCACTACGAGAAGGTGCGCGGCTACATCGACCGGGGCGTGGCCGAGGGCGCCGAACTCCTGGTCGACGGGCGCGACCTCAAGCTCCAGGGTTACGAGGCGGGCTACTTCGTCGGCGGCTCGCTGTTCGACCGGGTGACGCCCGACATGACGATCTACAAGGAGGAGATCTTCGGCCCCGTCCTCGCCGTCACCCGGGCACCCGACTACGCCACCGCCGCGCGCCTCATCAACGCGCACGAGTTCGGCAACGGCACCGCGATCTTCACCCGCGACGGCGACGCGGCGCGCGAATTCGCCCATGCGATCGAGGTCGGCATGGTCGGCATCAACGTGCCGATCCCGGTGCCGATGGCCTTCCACTCCTTCGGCGGCTGGAAGGCCTCGCTCTTCGGCGACCACCACATGCACGGGCCGGAGGGCGTGCGCTTCTACACGCGCCTCAAGACCATCACGACCCGCTGGCCGACCGGCATCCGCGCCGGCGCCGACTTCGTCATGCCGACGATGCAGTAACGCTGGCCGGTCGCT from Methylobacterium sp. AMS5 carries:
- a CDS encoding branched-chain amino acid ABC transporter permease, coding for MNPEFFDLELIAMQLFSGVALGAVFVMLALGLSIIFGMLGIVNFAHGHVFMVGAYAGVFVMERTGSFWAALLFGPLMVGALGLVIERFLIRPLAGRSPDDPLLLTFGLGYVLVEGVRILFGSDGLPFATPEELSGVADLGIGFFPIYRLFVVGVVALVLVALWYGLERTRLGLIVRAGARDPEILRVLGIDIQRLWMWVFGLGIALAALGGVLAAPMRSVNPEMGTVVLGEAFAVTVIGGMGSLMGSVVAGLLVGIVVSMTALFAPEMASIAMFAFMALVLLVRPQGLFGKPGLGV
- a CDS encoding branched-chain amino acid ABC transporter permease; amino-acid sequence: MQTLDQTVAEAPPTVPRRLPIALDGVSRWRAPLSILALLALPFLLPSQALAVNVLIYGLYAVGYNLLYGYTGLLSFGHAAFFGTGAYLTGIGIGAFGLHPLLAMALAVVAASGLALAIGTVSIRSRGIYFAMVTLALAQLVYYVALQASSWTGGENGLRGFTVSTIDLGIVSLDILNPLTKYLFVLAFVGAALGLISRILASPFGAVIEAIRENETRARACGFDVERTKLLAFVLSGLFCGLSGALSAIHLSIVPLDSLAYHTSGTAVVMTLVGGAGTFFGPFVGALTVLVLEDVLSLWTPHWQLALGSVFILFVLFLPRGLWGTALGRLTALRGRR
- a CDS encoding ABC transporter ATP-binding protein, giving the protein MNPVSNPILEVENLGRRFGAFTALEGVSAAFGEGRITAIIGPNGAGKSTFFNLLSGALKPTSGSLRFSGRDMGRVPQARFAHLGIARSYQITNLFPRLTAHENVRTAIQARTRRYDFWSRRDALTGLGMRADEILDAVGLSGRRDRPAASLAHGEQRALEIGIALAADPKLLLLDEPTAGMGPEETKEMVALLRRLGESRTILLVEHKMKMILGLSERILVLHHGRLIADGTPSEIQADRDVRRVYLGQSGGYGHA
- a CDS encoding ABC transporter ATP-binding protein; this translates as MLEIDRLDAWYGPSHVLHGLSLKVRPGEILALVGRNGAGKTTTMKAVMGLIPKVAGSVRFLGEDLLGRPAHARFPRGLAYVPEDRRIVPGLTVRENLKLGLLRAPASIKEGPAIAEIAETFPRLAERLDQTAVTMSGGEQQMLAIARAMIARPKLILLDEPSEGIMPVLVEEMGRLFVALRERGVTLLLVEQNVEWALNLADRAVIIDQGAVVHESSAAALRADTAIQDRYCAV
- a CDS encoding carbon monoxide dehydrogenase subunit G; this encodes MDITGEYRIAAPRAAVWAALNDPEVLARCIPGCKELTQASPEELAAKVALKVGPVSATFAGTVRFEDIRAPEGYTLVGQGNGGMAGFAKGRAVVSLREEGAETVLAYEAKAEIGGKIASLGGRLIQGTSRKLADQFFGTFAAELGAPATASEAVVATP
- a CDS encoding CoA-acylating methylmalonate-semialdehyde dehydrogenase; this encodes MPQAIPHFIDGARVPGRSGRTAPVYNPATGEETGAVALASGDEVEAAVASAKAAFPAWAATPPLRRARILNAFLRIAEDRIDELAALITAEHGKVLSDAKGEIQRGLEVVEFATAAPQLLKGEVTENVGTRVDSHSLRQPLGVVAGITPFNFPVMVPMWMFPVALACGNCFVLKPSERDPSPALLVAAWLKEAGLPDGVFNVVHGDKAAVDALLHHPDIAAVSFVGSTPIARYIYATATAQGKRAQCLGGAKNHMIIMPDADLDQAVDALMGAAYGSAGERCMAISVAVPVGERTADALIERLIPKVRALKVGPGTDPDSEMGPLVTRQHYEKVRGYIDRGVAEGAELLVDGRDLKLQGYEAGYFVGGSLFDRVTPDMTIYKEEIFGPVLAVTRAPDYATAARLINAHEFGNGTAIFTRDGDAAREFAHAIEVGMVGINVPIPVPMAFHSFGGWKASLFGDHHMHGPEGVRFYTRLKTITTRWPTGIRAGADFVMPTMQ